The following proteins come from a genomic window of Daphnia carinata strain CSIRO-1 chromosome 8, CSIRO_AGI_Dcar_HiC_V3, whole genome shotgun sequence:
- the LOC130703966 gene encoding putative ankyrin repeat protein RF_0381, which translates to MLEDNPIYRLTSTEVVHQLKFIEQKLTEKEEELRQLCSRDCQLDLTGEIKALIDFRINVNAKDERERNALHLLCENNSSANLTNAIEILIQSGIDVNAKDNDGLSALHVLCRYNSSANLADAIRILIQSGIDVNAKRKDGWSALHLLCENNSSANLINGIGILIQSGIDVNAKDNDGWNALYVLCKNNSSTNLTVAIRILIQSGIDVDAKSNDGWSALHVLCEKNSSTNVTNAIGILIHSGIDVNAKSKDGSSALHLLCENNSIANLSDAIGILIKSGIDVNAKKKYRWNALHVLCRYNSFANLTDAIRILIQSRIDVNATKNNSENALHVLCRYNSSANLTDAIRILIQSGIDVNAKEKYRWNALHVLCRYNSSANLTDAFSILIQSGIDVNAKSYYEENVLHVLCQNDSSTNLTDAIRILIESGIDVNAKDKDGRNALHFLCQKNLSANLTDVIRILIESGIDVNAKDKDGRNALHFLCQKNLSANLTDVIRILIESGIDVNAKDKDGRNALHFLCQKNLSANLTDAIRILIESGIDVNAKDKDGRNALHFLCQKNSSANLTDAIRILTQSGIDVNAKSKYGENALHALCQKNSIANLTDAIRILTQSGIDVNAKSKYGENALHALCQKNSIANLTDAIRILTQSGIDVNAKDGYGRNALCILCASNSSANLTGAIGILLQSGIDVNAKSKYGENALHVLCQKNSSANLTDAIQLLIQSGIDVNATKNNSKNALHLLCGYNSSKHLTDAIQMLIQSGIDVNAKDGDGWNALHFLCKDNPSENLTNAIEILIKSGIDVNAQGMDGKTVLEDLLRHTFRIASTTRLRAIKILEDATGKPTKRKNESPPSQGKRMKGVEN; encoded by the exons atgttggaagacAATCCTATTTACAGGTTAACATCGACTGAAGTAGTCCACCAACTAAAATTTATCGAACAGAAG CTTAcggaaaaagaggaagaattGCGCCAACTATGTTCTAGGGACTGTCAACTCGACCTAACTGGAGAAATCAAAGCCTTAATAGACTTTCGAATCAACGTGAACGCAAAAGACGAACGTGAACgcaatgcgcttcatcttttgtgtgaAAATAATTCAAGCGCAAATTTAACAAACGCAATTGAAATCTTGatccaatccggaatcgatgtgaacgcaaaggacaacgatggaTTGAGTGCGCTCCAtgttttgtgtcgatacaattcaagcgcAAATTTAGCTGACGCAATTAGAATTTTGatccaatccggaatcgatgtgaacgcaaagagAAAGGATGGATGGAGTGCGCTACATCTTCTGTgtgaaaacaattcaagcgCAAATTTAATCAACGGAATTGGAATCTTGatccaatccggaatcgatgtgaacgcaaaggacaacgatggatggaatgcgctctatgttttgtgtaaaaacaattcaagcaCAAATTTAACTGTCGCCATTAGAATTTTGATCCAATCTGGAATCGACGTGGACGCAAAAAGCAATGATGGATGGAGCGCGCTCCATGTTTTGtgtgaaaaaaattctagCACAAATGTAACCAACGCAATTGGAATATTGATCCATtccggaatcgacgtgaacgcaaaaaGCAAGGATGGATCGAGTGCGCTGCATCTTCTGTGTGAAAACAATTCAATCGCAAATTTAAGTGACGCAATTGGAATTTTGATCAaatccggaatcgatgtgaatgcaaagaaaaagtatagatggaatgcgctccatgttttgtgtcgatacaattcattCGCAAATTTAACTGACGCAATTAGAATCTTGATCCAATCCagaatcgatgtgaacgcaacGAAGAACAATAGTGAGAATGCGCTCCAtgttttgtgtcgatacaattcaagcgcAAATTTAACTGACGCAATTAGAATCTTGATCCAATctggaatcgatgtgaacgcaaaggaaAAGTATagatggaatgcgctccatgttttgtgtcgatacaattcaagcgcAAATTTAACTGACGCATTTAGTATCTTGatccaatccggaatcgatgtgaacgcaaagagCTACTATGAAGAGAATGTGCTCCATGTTTTGTGCCAAAACGATTCAAGCACAAATTTAACTGACGCAATTAGAATCTTGATCGAATctggaatcgatgtgaacgcaaaggacaaagatggaaggaatgcgctccattttttgtgtcaaaaaaatttaagcgcAAATTTAACTGACGTAATTAGAATCTTGATCGAATctggaatcgatgtgaacgcaaaggacaaagatggaaggaatgcgctccattttttgtgtcaaaaaaatttaagcgcAAATTTAACTGACGTAATTAGAATCTTGATCGAATctggaatcgatgtgaacgcaaaggacaaagatggaaggaatgcgctccattttttgtgtcaaaaaaatttaagcgcAAATTTAACTGACGCAATTAGAATCTTGATCGAATctggaatcgatgtgaacgcaaaggacaaagatggaaggaatgcgctccattttttgtgtcaaaaaaattcaagcgCAAATTTAACTGACGCAATTAGAATCTTGACccaatccggaatcgatgtgaacgcaaagagCAAGTATGGAGAGAATGCGCTCCATGCTTTGtgtcaaaaaaattcaatcgcAAATTTAACTGACGCAATTAGAATCTTGACccaatccggaatcgatgtgaacgcaaagagCAAGTATGGAGAGAATGCGCTCCATGCTTTGtgtcaaaaaaattcaatcgcAAATTTAACTGACGCAATTAGAATCTTGACccaatccggaatcgatgtgaacgcaaaggacggATATGGGAGGAATGCGCTCTGTATTTTGTGTGCAAGCAATTCAAGCGCAAATTTAACTGGCGCAATTGGAATCTTGCtccaatccggaatcgatgtgaacgcaaagagCAAGTATGGAGAGAATGCGCTCCATGTTTTGtgtcaaaaaaattcaagcgcaaatttaactgacgcaattcaactcttgatccaatccggaatcgatgtgaacgcaacGAAGAACAATAGtaagaatgcgctccatcttctgtgtggatacaattcaagcaaacatttaactgacgcaattcaaatgttgatccaatccggaatcgatgtgaacgcaaaggacggagatggatggaatgcgctccattttttgtgtaaagACAATCCAAGCGAAAATTTAACCAACGCAATTGAAATCTTGATTAaatccggaatcgacgtgaacgcacaGGGCATGGACGGAAAGACTGTGCTTGAAGATTTGTTGCGGCATACTTTTAGAATAGCATCTACGACACGCTTACGCGCAATTAAAATCCTAGAGGATGCAACTGGCAAACCTACTAAACGGAAAAATGAATCACCACCTTCTCAGGGAAAGAGAATGAAAGGAGTGGAAAACTAA
- the LOC132087731 gene encoding serine/threonine-protein kinase/endoribonuclease IRE2-like: MEEISTKKRKISINSKPDRISLGTGSYGSVWKGKFNGRPVAVKKVLLGNWNKEEESAMKQLDHPNIVKIFHCESDKDFRYYALELCVASLDKLFLESDHPKKYKGPMPHHIEVFLQLASGLEHIHSKNLVHRDIKPDNILISERITSQTTEVTLKWADFGLSKSVNERGTCSMSGIRGTTNYLAPEILRKGEDGRGDVKSDIFALALVFGYFLLGGQHLYGSTEKNEEIVRNMNKMEPANMQKLVVLL; the protein is encoded by the exons ATGGAGGaaatttcgacaaaaaaaaggaaaatttcgATCAACAGTAAGCCCGACCGTATTTCACTAGGAACTGGTAGCTATGGCTCCGTATGGAAAGGAAAGTTCAATGGCCGTCCAGTCGCAGtaaaaaaagttttactgGGAAATtggaataaagaagaagaaagtgcTATGAAACAATTGgatcatccaaacatcgttaaaatatttcattgtGAAAGTGACAAAGACTTCAG GTACTATGCATTGGAATTGTGTGTTGCTTCGTTGGATAAGTTGTTCTTAGAGTCGGATCACCCTAAAAAATACAAGGGACCTATGCCACATCATATTGAAGTTTTTCTTCAATTAGCTTCAGGTCTCGAACACATCCATTCGAAGAACTTGGTCCATCGAGACATTAAACCGGATAACATCCTTATTTCGGAGAGAATCACTAGCCAAACGACTGAGGTAACACTTAAATGGGCAGATTTTGGATTGTCCAAATCCGTAAATGAGAGGGGAACGTGCTCGATGAGTGGAATACGAGGAACCACAAATTATTTGGCTCCTGAAATATTGAGGAAAGGCGAAGATGGTCGAGGAGACGTAAAGAGCGACATATTTGCACTTGCCCTCGTCTttggttattttttattgggcGGGCAACATCTCTACGGTTCCACAGAAAAGAACGAAGAGATTGTTAGGAATATGAATAAAATGGAACCGGCTAATAtgcaaa AGCTTGTGGTTTTGTTATAG
- the LOC130703977 gene encoding serine/threonine-protein kinase/endoribonuclease IRE1-like, whose protein sequence is MAENSKKTKKLISIDANRIELGVGSFGNVFKGKYKGRPVAVKRVLLQNWSKNEEENMLKLEHPNIIKLLHCESDKDFRYYALELCAASLDKLFLDSNHPQKYDGPMPRHIEVFHQLASGLEDIHSKKLIHRDIKPKNILISLPTAGKNEEITIKWADFGLSRTVNERGTFTMKSGIKGTKKWLAPEILKLLKTGQEGRGDVRGDVFALALVFGYLLLDGQHLYGSTKNKGEIIKNVIDGKPINMQKIDEKLRGLYEDELLQKMLKDDPTERMTSTQVVDQLKSIKEKLATKENELRRLCADDSTITESSKRKSEEPHPDENEHKKSG, encoded by the exons ATGGCGGAAAattcgaagaaaacaaagaaactaATTTCGATCGACGCTAACCGTATAGAACTAGGAGTTGGTAGCTTTGGAAACGTATTTAAAGGGAAATACAAAGGCCGTCCAGTCGCAGTTAAAAGAGTTTTACTACAAAATTGgagcaaaaatgaagaagaaaacatgcTGAAGTTGGAACACCCGAATATTATCAAACTTCTTCATTGTGAAAGTGATAAAGATTTCAG GTACTATGCATTGGAATTATGTGCCGCTTCGTTAGATAAGCTGTTCTTAGATTCGAATCACCCCCAAAAATACGACGGACCTATGCCACGTCACATCGAAGTTTTTCATCAATTAGCTTCAGGTCTCGAAGACATCCATTCAAAGAAATTAATCCATCGAGATATTAAGCCGAAAAATATTCTCATTTCGTTGCCAACTGCCGGCAAAAATGAAGAGATAACAATCAAATGGGCAGACTTTGGACTGTCTAGAACAGTCAACGAGCGGGGTACATTCACCATGAAAAGCGGAATCAAAGggacaaaaaaatggcttgCTCCCGAAATATTGAAACTTTTGAAGACAGGGCAAGAGGGTCGCGGAGACGTAAGGGGCGACGTCTTTGCACTTGCCCTCGTTTTTGGATATCTATTATTGGACGGGCAACATCTCTACGGTTCTACtaaaaataaaggagaaaTTATCAAAAACGTAATCGACGGAAAACCAATCAACATGCAGA AAATTGACGAAAAATTACGTGGCCTATACGAGGATGAACTACTTCAAAAGATGTTGAAAGACGATCCTACCGAAAGAATGACGTCAACACAAGTTGTCGATCAACTGAAATCTATCAAGGAAAAG CTTGCTACGAAAGAGAATGAGTTACGACGACTATGTGCTGATGATTCTACTATTACTGAAAGCAGTAAACGGAAAAGTGAAGAACCCCATCCAGATGAAAATGAGCATAAAAAGAGCGGATAA
- the LOC132088249 gene encoding polyamine deacetylase HDAC10-like codes for MPLEKNYCGYTKPITLTRSHAALLSAGSSLQIVESILSGESRSGIGVIRPPGHHAECDETYGFCFFSNTALAAKYAIEIHHLERILIIDWDVHHGNGIQRMFEEDPRVLYVSLHRLDIFPLKPEESDCNVIGTGAGAGYTVNIAWPKRGMGDAEYLAAFQQIIMPIAYQYDPQLVLVAAGFDAAQGDPLGVPTSPVKPHNIPKRLLPMLEVNSNRCQHRW; via the exons ATGCCACTCGAGAAGAATTACTGTGGTTACACAAAGCCGATTACATTGACGAGATCGCA TGCTGCTTTGCTTTCTGCTGGTTCATCACTTCAAATCGTTGAAAGCATCTTGAGCGGCGAAAGCCGAAGTGGTATCGGAGTTATCCGACCACCAGGGCATCACGCGGAATGCGATGAAACCTATGGATTTTGCTTCTTCAGCAATACAGCATTAGCAGCTAAATACGCCATTGAAATTCATCACCTGGAAAG AATTCTTATTATCGATTGGGACGTGCATCACGGTAATGGAATCCAGCGGATGTTTGAAGAGGATCCACGAGTCTTGTATGTTTCACTGCATCGGCTTGacattttccctttaaaacCAGAAGAATCCGATTGTAACGTTATCGGAACAGGTGCCGGAGCTGGTTATACCGTCAACATAGCGTGGCCTAAG AGAGGGATGGGTGACGCAGAGTATCTTGCAGCATTTCAGCAAATTATTATGCCAATAGCATATCAGTATGATCCACAGCTAGTTCTCGTTGCAGCTGGATTTGATGCTGCTCAAGGCGATCCGTTGGGAG TCCCAACTTCGCCAGTGAAGCCACATAATATCc CAAAAAGACTGTTACCAATGTTGGAAGTGAACAGTAATCGTTGCCAACACAGATGGTAG
- the LOC130703973 gene encoding polyamine deacetylase HDAC10-like isoform X1, with translation MKSEYCGYCFFNNVAVAAQHALDNKGVNRILIVDWDVHHGQATQQMFYDGPRVLYFSVHRYEHGAFWPNLRESDFHYIGSGAGKGFNVNVPLNQTKMGNADYLAIWHQLLLPLAYEFQPDLIIISAGYDAALDCFEGEMEITPACYSHLTSSLMGLAQGKLAVVLEGGYCLKSLAEGAAVTLRTLLGDPCPSISKIDEPSLSIQESILSAIYVLRPFRKCLQFQGRFDVSKVGSKKEGTYFVPTVTFEGSDIKPTTFATRNCYPVQNRETIDQLDQRLDQLIKETSLAVPKHRLCFVYDERMASHRNVNEP, from the exons ATGAAAAGTGAATACtgtggctattgttttttcaacAATGTGGCAGTTGCAGCCCAGCATGCATTAGACAACAAAGGTGTTAATAGAATTCTGATTGTTGATTGGGATGTCCATCATGGGCAGGCAACCCAACAAATGTTCTATGATGGCCCCAG AGTCCTGTACTTTTCGGTTCATCGTTACGAGCACGGCGCTTTTTGGCCCAATCTTCGTGAAAGCGATTTTCACTATATAGGAAGTGGGGCCGGCAAAGGCTTCAACGTGAACGTGCCATTGAATCAAACTAAAATGGGTAACGCGGACTATCTGGCCATTTGGCACCAGCTGCTATTGCCTCTGGCTTATGAA TTTCAACCAGATTTGATAATAATATCAGCTGGTTATGACGCCGCCTTGGATTGTTTTGAG GGAGAAATGGAAATCACGCCTGCATGCTATTCCCATTTGACGTCGTCGCTGATGGGATTGGCCCAGGGAAAGCTCGCTGTAGTTCTTGAG GGAGGATACTGTTTAAAATCTTTGGCTGAGGGAGCTGCTGTGACTTTACGAACTCTGCTTGGCGATCCTTGTCCAAGCATCTCGAAAATCGATGAGCCTTCACTTAG CATTCAGGAGAGTATCCTGAGTGCCATTTATGTACTTCGCCCATTTCGGAAATGTCTACAGTTTCAGGGTCGTTTTGATGTTTCAAAAGTGGGCAGCAAAAAGGAAGGAACGTACTTTGTTCCCACTGTTACGTTCGAGGGAAGTGATATCAAACCGACAACTTTTGCAACTCGAAATTGTTACCCAGTTCAAAATCGCGAGACGATTGATCAGCTGGATCAAAGACTCGACCAGCTCATCAAAG aaACGAGCCTGGCAGTGCCGAAACATCGGCTGTGTTTTGTTTACGATGAGAGAATGGCTTCACATCGTAATGTCAACGAACCTTAA
- the LOC130703973 gene encoding polyamine deacetylase HDAC10-like isoform X2, with protein MKSEYCGYCFFNNVAVAAQHALDNKGVNRILIVDWDVHHGQATQQMFYDGPRVLYFSVHRYEHGAFWPNLRESDFHYIGSGAGKGFNVNVPLNQTKMGNADYLAIWHQLLLPLAYEFRPDLVLVSSGFDSALGDEKGEMEITPACYSHLTSSLMGLAQGKLAVVLEGGYCLKSLAEGAAVTLRTLLGDPCPSISKIDEPSLSIQESILSAIYVLRPFRKCLQFQGRFDVSKVGSKKEGTYFVPTVTFEGSDIKPTTFATRNCYPVQNRETIDQLDQRLDQLIKETSLAVPKHRLCFVYDERMASHRNVNEP; from the exons ATGAAAAGTGAATACtgtggctattgttttttcaacAATGTGGCAGTTGCAGCCCAGCATGCATTAGACAACAAAGGTGTTAATAGAATTCTGATTGTTGATTGGGATGTCCATCATGGGCAGGCAACCCAACAAATGTTCTATGATGGCCCCAG AGTCCTGTACTTTTCGGTTCATCGTTACGAGCACGGCGCTTTTTGGCCCAATCTTCGTGAAAGCGATTTTCACTATATAGGAAGTGGGGCCGGCAAAGGCTTCAACGTGAACGTGCCATTGAATCAAACTAAAATGGGTAACGCGGACTATCTGGCCATTTGGCACCAGCTGCTATTGCCTCTGGCTTATGAA TTCCGTCCTGATCTTGTTCTCGTCTCTTCTGGCTTCGATTCTGCATTGGGCGACGAGAAG GGAGAAATGGAAATCACGCCTGCATGCTATTCCCATTTGACGTCGTCGCTGATGGGATTGGCCCAGGGAAAGCTCGCTGTAGTTCTTGAG GGAGGATACTGTTTAAAATCTTTGGCTGAGGGAGCTGCTGTGACTTTACGAACTCTGCTTGGCGATCCTTGTCCAAGCATCTCGAAAATCGATGAGCCTTCACTTAG CATTCAGGAGAGTATCCTGAGTGCCATTTATGTACTTCGCCCATTTCGGAAATGTCTACAGTTTCAGGGTCGTTTTGATGTTTCAAAAGTGGGCAGCAAAAAGGAAGGAACGTACTTTGTTCCCACTGTTACGTTCGAGGGAAGTGATATCAAACCGACAACTTTTGCAACTCGAAATTGTTACCCAGTTCAAAATCGCGAGACGATTGATCAGCTGGATCAAAGACTCGACCAGCTCATCAAAG aaACGAGCCTGGCAGTGCCGAAACATCGGCTGTGTTTTGTTTACGATGAGAGAATGGCTTCACATCGTAATGTCAACGAACCTTAA
- the LOC130703968 gene encoding putative ankyrin repeat protein RF_0381, whose product MEEIPTKKRKLISIDSKPGRVQLGVGNFGNVFKGKFKGRPVAVKKVLLQNWNEEEENTMKELDHPNIVKLFHCEIDRDFRYYALELCNASLDRLFLDSDHPDKYKGPIPRHIEVFLQLASGLEHIHSLKLIHRDIKPGNVLISEEITGQTIEVTFKWADFGLSKSVNDRGTCTMSAIAGTSNYFAPEILRLLMKGEEGRGDVRSDVFALALVFGCVFLDGEHLYGSKQTKEQIFNNIIEKNPINLKNIHGKLRGLYEDELLQKMLKDEPRDRMTSTQVVYQLNSIKTKLTEKEEELLKLCSGDPYFGLTGKIKDLIDCGIDVNAKDKHKRNAVHLLCRYNSSEHLTDAIQILIQSGIDVNAKDEDGKNALQLLCQYNSSKHLTDAIQTLIQSEIDVNAKDEDDKNALQLLCQYNSSKHLTDAIQTLIQSEIDVNAKVEDDENALHLLCQYNSSKHLTDAMQILIKSGIDVNVPMYWKENALHLLCRYNSSEHLTDAIQILIQSGIDVNAKDEDGKNALQLLCQYNSSKHLTDAMQILIKSGIDVNAKDEDGKNALHLLCNYNLNKHLTDAMQILIKSGIDVNAKNKYEWSALHLLCHYNSSEHLTDAMQILIKSGIDVNAKDEDGKNALHILFNYNLNKHLTDALQILIKSGIDVNATNKYSNNALHLLCRYNSSEHLTNAIQMLIQSGIDVNAKGRYGWNALHLLCLYNSGKHLTDAIQMLIQSGIDVNSTNNNSENTLHLLCHYELKKHLTDVIQILIQSGIDVNAKEEDGMNALHLLCRYNSSEHLTDAIQILIQSGIDVNAKEEDGMNALHLLCRKQFKRTFN is encoded by the exons ATGGAGGAAATTCCtactaaaaaaaggaaactaatTTCGATCGACAGTAAACCCGGCCGTGTACAACTAGGAGTTGGTAACTTTGGAAACGTATTTAAAGGAAAGTTCAAAGGCCGTCCAGTCGCAGtaaaaaaagttttactgcaaaattggaatgaagaagaagaaaatactATGAAAGAATTGgatcatccaaacatcgtcaaactaTTTCATTGCGAAATTGACAGAGACTTCAG GTACTATGCATTGGAATTGTGTAACGCTTCGTTGGATAGGCTGTTCTTAGATTCGGATCACCCCGACAAATACAAGGGACCTATTCCACGTCATATTGAAGTTTTTCTTCAATTAGCTTCAGGTCTTGAACACATTCATTCGCTGAAACTAATCCATCGTGACATTAAACCAGGAAATGTCCTTATTTCGGAGGAAATCACTGGCCAAACGATTGAGGTAACATTTAAATGGGCGGATTTTGGATTGTCCAAATCCGTAAATGACAGGGGAACGTGCACGATGAGTGCAATAGCAGGAACCTCAAATTATTTTGCTCCCGAAATATTGAGACTTTTGATGAAAGGCGAAGAGGGTCGAGGAGACGTGAGAAGCGACGTCTTTGCACTTGCCCTCGTCTTTGGTTGTGTTTTCTTGGACGGGGAACATCTCTACGGTTCTAAGCAAACTAAAGAACAGATTTTTAACAACATTATCgaaaaaaatccaatcaatTTGAAAA ACATTCACGGAAAATTACGCGGCCTATACGAGGACGAATTACtgcaaaaaatgttgaaagacGAACCTCGTGACAGGATGACATCGACTCAAGTCGTCTATCAACTAAATTCTATCAAAACGAAG cttactgaaaaagaggaagaattGCTTAAGCTATGTTCTGGGGACCCTTACTTCGGTTTgacaggaaaaataaaagacttaATAGACtgcggaatcgacgtgaacgcaaaggacaaacaTAAACGCAACGCGgtccatcttttgtgtcgatacaattcaagcgaacatttaactgacgcaattcaaatcttgatccaatccggaatcgatgtgaacgcaaaggacgaagatggaaagaatgcgctccaaCTTCtgtgtcaatacaattcaagcaaaCATTTAACTGACGCAATTCAAACGTTGATCCAATCCGaaatcgatgtgaacgcaaaggacgaAGATGATAAGAATGCGCTTCAACTTCtgtgtcaatacaattcaagcaaaCATTTAACTGACGCAATTCAAACGTTGATCCAATCCGaaatcgatgtgaacgcaaaggtCGAAGATGAtgagaatgcgctccatcttctgtgtcaatacaattcaagcaaaCATTTAACTGACGCAATGCAAATCTTGATCAAATCCGGAATCGATGTAAATGTACCGATGTACTGGAAggagaatgcgctccatcttttgtgtcgatacaattcaagcgaacatttaactgacgcaattcaaatcttgatccaatccggaatcgatgtgaacgcaaaggacgaagatggaaagaatgcgctccaaCTTCtgtgtcaatacaattcaagcaaaCATTTAACTGACGCAATGCAAATCTTGATCAaatccggaatcgatgtgaacgcaaaggacgaagatggaaagaatgcgctccatcttctGTGTAACTACAATTTAAACAAACATTTGACTGACGCAATGCAAATCTTGATCAAATCCGGAATtgatgtgaacgcaaagaaCAAGTATGAATGGAGTGCGCTCCATCTTCTGTGTCACTACAATTCAAGCGAACATTTAACTGACGCAATGCAAATCTTGATCAaatccggaatcgatgtgaacgcaaaggacgaagatggaaagaatgcgctccatatTCTGTTTAACTACAACTTAAACAAACATTTGACTGACGCACTGCAAATCTTGATCAaatccggaatcgatgtgaacgcaacgaataaatatagtaataatgcgctccatcttctgtgtcgatacaattcaagcgaACATTTAACTAACGCAATTCAAATGTTGatccaatccggaatcgatgtgaacgcaaagggACGatatggatggaatgcgctccatcttctGTGTCTATATAATTCAGGCAAACATTTAACTGACGCAATTCAAATGTTGatccaatccggaatcgatgtgaactCAACGAACAACAATAGTGAGAATACGCTCCATCTTCTGTGTCACTACgaattaaagaaacatttaaCTGACGTAATTCAAATCTTGatccaatccggaatcgatgtgaatgcaaaggaagaagatggaatgaatgcgctccatcttttgtgtcgatacaattcaagcgaacatttaactgacgcaattcaaatcttgatccaatccggaatcgatgtgaacgcaaaggaagaagatggaatgaatgcgctccatcttttgtgtcgaaaacaattcaagcgaacatttaactga
- the LOC130704201 gene encoding serine/threonine-protein kinase/endoribonuclease IRE1-like: MPRHIEVFQQLASGLEHIHSKNLIHRDIKPKNILISLRTAGENEEITIKWADFGLSRTVNERGTFTMKSGIKGTKKWLAPEILKLLKTGQEGRGDVRSDVFALALVFGYLFLDGQHLYGSTQIKGEITKNVIDGKPINMQKIDEKLRGLYEDELLQKMLKDDPTERMTSTQVVDQLKSIKEKLAMKENELRRLCADDSQLELAEKMEDLIRLGIDVGAKDENGKSALDYLYESSSRNPNQHIDNAIQILKDATITRSSKRKSEEPHPDENEHKKSG; this comes from the exons ATGCCACGTCACATcgaagtttttcaacaattaGCTTCAGGTCTCGAACACATCCATTCAAAGAACTTAATCCATCGAGATATTAAACCGAAAAATATCCTCATTTCGTTGCGAACTGCCGGCGAAAATGAAGAGATAACAATCAAATGGGCAGACTTTGGACTGTCTAGAACAGTCAACGAGCGGGGTACATTCACCATGAAAAGCGGAATCAAAGggacaaaaaaatggcttgCTCCCGAAATATTGAAACTTTTGAAGACAGGACAAGAGGGTCGCGGAGACGTAAGGAGCGACGTCTTTGCACTTGCCCTCGTTTTTGGATATCTATTCTTGGACGGACAACATCTCTACGGTTCTACTCAAATTAAAGGGGAAATTACCAAAAACGTAATCGACGGAAAACCAATCAACATGCAGA AAATTGATGAAAAATTACGTGGCCTATACGAGGATGAACTACTTCAAAAGATGTTGAAAGACGATCCTACCGAAAGAATGACGTCAACACAAGTTGTCGATCAACTGAAATCTATCAAGGAAAAG CTTGCTATGAAAGAGAATGAGTTACGACGACTATGTGCTGATGATTCTCAGTTGGAACTAGCAGAGAAAATGGAAGACCTGATTCGGCTCGGAATCGACGTAGGCGCAAAGGACGAGAACGGAAAGAGTGCGCTTGATTATCTGTACGAAAGCAGTTCAAGAAACCCCAACCAACATATAGACAACGCCATTCAAATCCTAAAAGATGCAACTATTACTCGAAGCAGTAAACGGAAAAGTGAAGAACCCCATCCAGATGAAAATGAGCATAAAAAGAGCGGATAA